The following coding sequences lie in one Thalassoglobus polymorphus genomic window:
- a CDS encoding MerR family transcriptional regulator: protein MKELVSPRQVAQAIGASESSLKRWCDQGKIPTVYTAGGHRRIPVSGVLTFLRKAGMEIRSPEILGLPAATTGGGERKLHEEQARLLQALVRGEESVCVEVTLNLYLANYPMSLICDEVLAKSFEQIGEKWGCGDVAVYQERRSCELCHRVMHELRRSLPELPVDAPVAVGGTIDGDPYTLASAMAELVLRDLGFRAASLGNMLPFSSLAQALCETQPKLFWVSVSTIRDLDRFLEEFDRLSTLAFDNQVTLVVGGKGLTDDVRKQMKYSAFCDNFQHLAAVAKQVVTNSSQAGE from the coding sequence GTGAAGGAACTCGTCTCACCCAGACAGGTCGCTCAGGCAATCGGCGCGAGTGAATCCTCTTTGAAACGCTGGTGCGATCAAGGAAAGATTCCGACGGTCTACACTGCGGGTGGACATCGGCGCATCCCGGTGAGCGGGGTTCTGACGTTCCTGAGAAAAGCCGGGATGGAGATTCGGAGTCCTGAGATCCTCGGACTCCCAGCAGCGACAACCGGCGGGGGAGAGCGAAAGCTTCACGAAGAACAGGCCCGCCTGCTGCAAGCTCTTGTTCGTGGGGAAGAAAGTGTTTGCGTTGAGGTGACTCTCAATCTGTACCTTGCGAATTATCCAATGAGCCTGATTTGTGACGAAGTGCTGGCGAAGTCCTTCGAGCAGATCGGTGAGAAGTGGGGCTGCGGAGATGTCGCGGTGTATCAGGAACGGCGTTCTTGTGAGTTATGCCACCGTGTGATGCATGAACTCCGTCGCTCTCTCCCCGAACTTCCAGTGGACGCCCCGGTCGCTGTCGGCGGAACAATCGATGGCGATCCTTATACACTTGCCTCGGCGATGGCGGAACTCGTTCTCAGAGACTTAGGATTTCGGGCTGCATCGCTCGGGAACATGCTCCCTTTCTCCTCGCTGGCTCAAGCCTTGTGTGAGACTCAACCGAAACTCTTCTGGGTGAGTGTTTCAACAATTCGTGATCTTGATCGGTTTCTTGAAGAGTTCGACCGCCTCTCGACACTCGCATTCGATAATCAGGTGACTCTGGTCGTTGGGGGAAAGGGGTTGACTGATGACGTTCGAAAGCAAATGAAATACAGTGCCTTCTGCGATAACTTCCAACACCTGGCAGCCGTTGCAAAACAAGTCGTCACCAATTCATCACAAGCAGGCGAATAA
- the nadC gene encoding carboxylating nicotinate-nucleotide diphosphorylase — MPELSPTELDSARSLIQTAFAEDLADSEDITTNSLVPVTATGSINVVSRESGVLSGCVVAKEIFEIFDSQIQFESLLHDGAKLEPGSVIAKISGSMRSILTAERTALNFLTMLSGTASLTRKFVDAVAGTEAKILDTRKTLPGIRELQKFAVRCGGGTNHRMGLFDAVLIKDNHLAWWSGDGDNTLANAVASSRKMVASEVIVEIEVDSLDQFRDAVQGDPDIVLLDNMTLEQLREAVRFRDQNKPAVQLEASGGVTLKTVADIAATGVDRISVGALTHSAVALDIGFDWRS; from the coding sequence ATGCCTGAACTCTCCCCGACCGAACTGGACTCTGCCCGGAGTTTAATCCAGACAGCCTTCGCTGAAGATCTGGCGGATTCGGAAGATATCACAACGAACTCACTCGTTCCCGTGACAGCGACCGGGAGCATCAACGTTGTTTCAAGAGAATCGGGAGTGTTGAGTGGCTGCGTGGTTGCGAAAGAAATTTTTGAAATCTTTGATTCGCAAATTCAATTTGAATCACTCCTGCATGATGGGGCAAAGTTAGAACCGGGGAGCGTGATCGCAAAAATTTCTGGTTCGATGCGTTCCATTCTCACAGCTGAGCGAACCGCATTAAATTTCCTCACCATGCTCAGCGGGACAGCGTCATTGACTCGGAAGTTCGTCGATGCCGTAGCTGGCACAGAAGCAAAAATTTTGGATACCCGGAAAACACTTCCGGGAATCAGAGAGCTGCAGAAATTCGCAGTACGCTGCGGAGGCGGAACCAACCACCGCATGGGGCTGTTCGATGCTGTCCTCATTAAAGATAATCATCTCGCATGGTGGTCCGGTGACGGTGATAACACTCTTGCAAACGCTGTGGCATCCTCTCGAAAGATGGTTGCATCAGAAGTGATCGTCGAAATTGAAGTTGACTCGCTCGATCAGTTCAGAGACGCAGTGCAAGGCGATCCGGATATCGTATTGCTGGACAACATGACTCTCGAACAACTTCGGGAAGCCGTTCGCTTTCGTGATCAAAACAAACCAGCAGTTCAACTTGAAGCTTCCGGAGGTGTGACCCTGAAAACAGTCGCCGACATCGCAGCGACCGGAGTTGACCGAATCAGCGTAGGAGCTCTCACGCATTCTGCAGTTGCCCTCGATATCGGCTTCGACTGGAGAAGCTAG
- a CDS encoding CNNM domain-containing protein, whose protein sequence is MYTLLILYALVAVGFSFFCSIAEAVLLSVTPSFIATLKEKGKPSATLLEKLKGNVDRPLAAILSLNTVAHTVGAAGVGAEAAKIWQTEHAGGHAVGWASAVMTLVILVLSEIIPKTIGAVYWRPLAGPIAYMVSWLILVLYPLVLLSEKLTQLIGGKDREGIITREEVAAMAHISAQTGQIEASESRILANLFKLQVLVAEDVMTPRTVIRAFPQSMTVNEVVQQFPMLAVSRIPIYEVDIDSVTGFVLKSDILLAQANEKKQTTLKELGREIKKIAASTPLSELFDLLLNERAHIALVLDQYGGTDGLVTLEDVIETLLGMEIVDEADKADDMQKLARKQWEKRAKAMGLEP, encoded by the coding sequence ATGTACACGTTGTTGATTCTATATGCGCTCGTCGCTGTTGGGTTTTCTTTTTTCTGTTCGATTGCAGAAGCAGTCCTGTTGAGTGTGACTCCTTCTTTTATTGCAACGCTGAAAGAGAAGGGGAAACCGTCAGCGACGTTGCTCGAAAAACTCAAGGGGAATGTGGATCGTCCGCTTGCTGCGATTCTCAGCTTGAATACCGTCGCACATACAGTGGGGGCCGCCGGCGTTGGTGCTGAAGCTGCGAAAATCTGGCAAACGGAACATGCCGGTGGACACGCTGTCGGCTGGGCCTCTGCAGTCATGACGCTCGTTATTCTGGTTCTCTCTGAAATTATTCCAAAGACAATTGGAGCCGTCTACTGGCGACCTCTTGCCGGACCGATTGCTTACATGGTGAGCTGGTTGATTTTGGTTTTATACCCGCTGGTTCTGCTCTCCGAGAAGTTGACTCAACTGATTGGTGGGAAAGATCGTGAAGGAATTATTACACGTGAAGAAGTTGCAGCCATGGCACACATCAGTGCTCAGACTGGGCAAATTGAAGCCAGTGAGTCCAGGATTCTGGCGAACTTGTTCAAGCTGCAAGTTCTGGTCGCGGAAGATGTCATGACGCCGCGAACGGTGATCCGGGCATTTCCACAATCAATGACCGTGAACGAAGTCGTGCAACAGTTTCCGATGCTTGCTGTCTCGCGGATTCCGATTTATGAAGTGGACATCGATAGCGTGACCGGCTTTGTTTTAAAGTCAGACATTTTGCTTGCTCAAGCGAATGAGAAAAAACAAACAACCCTCAAAGAACTTGGTCGAGAGATCAAAAAAATTGCCGCGTCGACTCCGCTTTCTGAACTTTTCGATCTACTCCTGAATGAACGAGCACACATCGCGCTGGTTTTGGATCAGTATGGTGGGACCGATGGATTGGTCACGCTGGAGGATGTGATTGAAACGCTGCTCGGTATGGAGATTGTCGACGAAGCTGACAAAGCTGACGACATGCAAAAGCTTGCTCGCAAGCAATGGGAGAAGCGAGCCAAAGCGATGGGGCTCGAACCATAA